One window of the Streptomyces asoensis genome contains the following:
- a CDS encoding sarcosine oxidase subunit delta family protein: MLLISCPWCGPRDEAEFHYGGQAHVPYPEDSAALTDEEWARYLFFRDNPKGPFAERWSHAAGCRKWFNAVRDTSTNEVLAVYRSGEERPTTMEPRPTVSAGPAPLEPRSAVSAPPAFEDEASSGPNGGLGAEPPARLESQPHRLATGGRIHRDEPLTFTFDGIDHQGYRGDTLASALLANGVIATATSIKLGRPRGIFSAGVEEPNAVIQIEEPFPEPMLPATTVELYDGLVATSLPGQGRLATDPDPARYDAVHAHCDLLVVGAGPAGLAAAAAAARSGARVILADDQPESGGSLLGTGEHLDWVEATRAQLEAAPEVRVLPRTTVFGHYDDNHLLAVERRTNHLGAEAPEQVSRERVWRIRARRVVLATGAHERSLAFGDNDRPGVMLAASARTYLHRYSVLPGRHAVVFTTNDSAYAAALDLAAAGVDVAAIVDTRSEPGEWAERARSAGIEVLAGHAVTDTEGEARLTAVTVAPYGESAEQRVTPGQQVASAPREFAVDLLLVSGGWNPVAHLFSQAGGKLRHDDVLGTFVPDSCRQAVEVAGGANGAFDLATALAQGAAAGARAVEAEGHPAEAPALPAVVGTPHTPPMQVFAVPASTGAPRFVDLQRDVTVDDLARATGAGLRSVEHTKRYTTAGTANDQGKTGGALASGIVAELLGVDISALGLPTFRPPYTPVSFAALAGRDRGVLSDPIRTTAVHAWHVAHGALFENVGQWKRPWYYPRDGEEMEAAVLRECAAAREGVAFMDASTLGKIDVQGPDAAVFLDRLYTNMMSTLKVGMIRYGVMCRLDGMIFDDGTVIRLAQDRFLVTTTTGNAAAVLDWMEEWLQTEWPELRVHCTSVTEQWATVALVGPRSREVLGSLAPRLAVANDDFPFMAWRDAPVAGIEARVCRISFSGELAYEINVSPWEALALWEALYEAGAPYGITPYGTETMHVLRAEKGYPIIGQDSDGTVTPQDLGMGWAVSKKKPDFIGKRSYARADTVRADRKHLVGLLPEDPGTFLPEGTHLVADSVLPAPPVPMLGHVTSSYRSAALGRTFALALVKGGRDRIGERLYAPVGDRLVPVTVASPVLYDPEGARRDG; the protein is encoded by the coding sequence ATGCTGCTCATTTCCTGCCCGTGGTGCGGGCCCCGCGACGAGGCCGAGTTCCACTACGGCGGCCAGGCGCACGTGCCCTACCCCGAGGACTCCGCCGCCCTCACCGACGAGGAGTGGGCGCGCTACCTCTTCTTCCGCGACAACCCCAAGGGCCCCTTCGCCGAACGCTGGAGCCACGCGGCGGGCTGCCGCAAGTGGTTCAACGCGGTGCGGGACACCTCGACGAACGAGGTCCTGGCGGTGTACCGGTCGGGGGAGGAACGCCCGACCACCATGGAGCCCAGGCCGACCGTCTCAGCCGGTCCGGCCCCCTTGGAGCCCAGGTCTGCCGTCTCAGCCCCTCCGGCGTTTGAGGACGAGGCCTCTTCAGGGCCGAACGGGGGCCTGGGGGCAGAGCCCCCGGCACGGCTCGAGAGCCAACCGCACCGCCTGGCCACCGGTGGCCGAATCCACCGGGACGAACCCCTCACCTTCACCTTCGACGGCATCGACCACCAGGGCTACCGAGGCGACACCCTCGCCTCCGCCCTCCTCGCCAACGGCGTCATCGCGACAGCGACCAGCATCAAACTCGGCCGCCCCCGCGGCATCTTCTCCGCCGGCGTCGAAGAACCCAACGCCGTCATCCAGATCGAGGAACCCTTCCCCGAGCCGATGCTCCCCGCGACGACGGTCGAGCTGTACGACGGCCTCGTCGCGACCAGCCTCCCCGGCCAGGGCCGCCTGGCCACCGATCCGGACCCCGCCCGCTACGACGCCGTACACGCCCACTGCGACCTGCTGGTCGTCGGCGCGGGTCCGGCCGGCCTCGCGGCCGCGGCGGCGGCAGCACGCAGCGGCGCCCGCGTCATCCTCGCCGACGACCAGCCGGAATCCGGCGGCAGCCTGCTCGGCACCGGCGAACACCTCGACTGGGTGGAGGCGACGCGCGCACAGCTCGAAGCCGCCCCCGAGGTACGCGTCCTGCCGCGCACCACCGTCTTCGGCCACTACGACGACAACCACCTCCTCGCCGTCGAGCGCCGCACCAACCACCTCGGCGCCGAGGCCCCGGAGCAGGTCTCCCGCGAGCGTGTCTGGCGGATCCGCGCCCGCCGCGTGGTCCTCGCGACCGGCGCCCACGAGCGCTCGCTGGCGTTCGGCGACAACGACCGACCCGGCGTGATGCTGGCCGCCTCGGCCCGTACGTACCTCCACCGGTACTCGGTCCTGCCCGGCCGGCACGCGGTCGTGTTCACCACCAACGACAGCGCCTACGCCGCCGCGCTCGACCTGGCGGCGGCGGGAGTGGACGTCGCGGCGATCGTCGACACCCGGTCCGAGCCGGGGGAGTGGGCCGAGCGCGCCCGGTCCGCCGGGATCGAGGTGCTGGCCGGACACGCGGTCACGGACACGGAGGGCGAGGCCCGCCTCACCGCCGTCACGGTCGCCCCGTACGGGGAGTCCGCGGAACAGCGAGTGACGCCGGGACAGCAAGTGGCGTCGGCACCACGGGAGTTCGCCGTCGACCTGCTCCTGGTCTCCGGCGGCTGGAACCCCGTCGCACATCTGTTCAGCCAGGCGGGCGGCAAGCTCCGCCACGACGACGTACTCGGCACGTTCGTTCCCGACAGCTGCCGTCAGGCGGTGGAGGTCGCGGGCGGTGCGAACGGGGCCTTCGATCTCGCCACGGCCCTCGCGCAGGGCGCGGCGGCCGGCGCCCGCGCGGTCGAGGCGGAGGGGCACCCCGCCGAGGCGCCGGCCCTCCCGGCCGTCGTCGGCACGCCGCACACCCCGCCCATGCAGGTGTTCGCCGTCCCCGCCTCCACCGGAGCCCCCCGGTTCGTCGACCTCCAACGCGATGTCACGGTCGACGACCTGGCGCGGGCGACCGGGGCGGGCCTGCGCTCGGTGGAGCACACCAAGCGCTACACCACGGCCGGCACCGCCAACGACCAGGGCAAGACGGGCGGGGCACTGGCGAGCGGGATCGTCGCCGAACTCCTCGGCGTGGACATCTCGGCGCTCGGCCTGCCCACGTTCCGGCCGCCGTACACCCCCGTCTCCTTCGCCGCCCTCGCCGGCCGCGACCGCGGCGTGCTGTCCGACCCGATCCGCACGACCGCCGTCCACGCGTGGCATGTCGCGCACGGCGCCCTGTTCGAGAACGTCGGCCAGTGGAAGCGGCCCTGGTACTACCCGCGGGACGGCGAGGAGATGGAGGCGGCCGTCCTGCGCGAGTGCGCGGCCGCCCGGGAGGGCGTCGCCTTCATGGACGCCTCCACCCTCGGCAAGATCGACGTCCAGGGCCCGGACGCCGCCGTATTCCTCGACCGGCTCTACACCAACATGATGAGCACCCTGAAGGTCGGCATGATCCGCTACGGCGTCATGTGCCGTCTGGACGGCATGATCTTCGACGACGGAACGGTCATCCGCCTCGCCCAGGACCGCTTCCTGGTCACCACCACCACGGGCAACGCGGCCGCCGTACTGGACTGGATGGAGGAGTGGCTCCAGACCGAGTGGCCCGAACTCCGCGTCCACTGCACCTCGGTCACCGAGCAGTGGGCCACCGTCGCCCTGGTCGGCCCGCGTTCCCGCGAGGTGCTCGGCTCGCTCGCACCCCGGCTGGCCGTCGCCAACGACGACTTCCCGTTCATGGCATGGCGGGACGCGCCGGTCGCGGGCATCGAGGCGAGGGTGTGCCGGATCAGCTTCTCCGGTGAACTCGCCTACGAGATCAACGTGTCACCGTGGGAGGCCCTCGCCCTGTGGGAGGCGCTGTACGAGGCGGGCGCCCCGTACGGCATCACGCCCTACGGCACGGAGACCATGCACGTCCTGCGGGCCGAGAAGGGCTACCCGATCATCGGCCAGGACAGCGACGGCACCGTCACCCCGCAGGACCTCGGGATGGGCTGGGCGGTGTCGAAGAAGAAGCCCGACTTCATCGGCAAGCGCTCGTACGCCCGCGCCGACACCGTCCGCGCCGACCGCAAGCACCTGGTGGGCCTGCTCCCCGAGGACCCGGGGACCTTCCTGCCGGAGGGCACCCACCTGGTCGCCGACAGTGTGCTGCCCGCGCCGCCCGTCCCGATGCTCGGCCACGTCACCTCCAGCTACCGCAGCGCCGCCCTCGGCCGTACCTTCGCGCTCGCCCTGGTCAAGGGCGGCCGGGACCGTATCGGTGAACGTCTCTACGCGCCCGTGGGCGACCGGCTGGTTCCGGTGACGGTCGCAAGCCCCGTCCTCTACGACCCCGAGGGAGCCCGCCGCGATGGCTGA
- a CDS encoding sarcosine oxidase subunit beta family protein, with the protein MSPSTPGADLPDHPDRLWRNPEPKRSYDVIVVGGGGHGLATAHYLARNHGITDVAVLEKGWLGGGNMARNTTIIRSNYLWDESAGIYEHALKLWEGLAEELDYPILFSQRGVLNLAHSLQDVRDSVRRVEANRLNGVDAEWLDAEQVKEVCPIVNISPDVRYPVLGGTYQPRAGIAKHDYVAWGFARSADAAGIDIIQNCEVTGLDVVGGRVVGVQTTRGPIAAGKVALCAAGHTSVLAAMAGIELPVQSHPLQALVSELLEPVHPTVVMSNAVHVYVSQAHKGELVMGAGIDAYNSYTQRGAFHIIEEQMSAALELFPVFARAHVLRTWGGIVDVSPDASPIVGLSPVDNLYLNCGWGTGGFKATPGVGWVYAHTIAHDTPHALNAPFSLDRFTTGALVDEHGAAAVAH; encoded by the coding sequence ATGAGCCCCAGCACCCCCGGCGCCGACCTCCCCGACCACCCCGACCGGCTCTGGCGCAATCCCGAGCCCAAGCGGTCGTACGACGTGATCGTCGTGGGTGGCGGCGGCCACGGCCTGGCCACCGCCCACTACCTGGCGAGGAACCACGGCATCACCGATGTCGCGGTCCTGGAGAAGGGCTGGCTGGGCGGCGGCAACATGGCCCGCAACACCACGATCATCCGCTCCAACTACCTGTGGGACGAGAGCGCCGGCATCTACGAGCACGCCCTCAAACTCTGGGAAGGGCTGGCGGAAGAACTCGACTACCCGATCCTCTTCTCCCAGCGCGGCGTGCTGAACCTCGCCCACAGCCTCCAGGACGTCCGCGACAGCGTGCGCCGTGTCGAGGCCAACCGCCTCAACGGCGTCGACGCCGAGTGGCTCGACGCCGAGCAGGTCAAAGAGGTCTGCCCGATCGTCAACATCTCACCCGACGTGCGCTACCCGGTCCTCGGCGGCACCTACCAGCCGCGCGCCGGCATCGCCAAGCACGACTACGTCGCCTGGGGATTCGCCCGCTCCGCGGACGCCGCCGGCATCGACATCATCCAGAACTGCGAGGTCACCGGCCTGGACGTGGTGGGCGGCCGGGTGGTTGGCGTACAGACCACGCGGGGCCCCATCGCCGCGGGCAAGGTGGCCCTGTGCGCGGCCGGCCACACCTCGGTCCTCGCCGCCATGGCCGGCATCGAACTCCCTGTCCAGAGCCACCCGTTGCAGGCACTGGTCTCCGAGCTCCTGGAGCCGGTCCACCCCACGGTGGTCATGTCCAACGCCGTCCACGTGTACGTCAGCCAGGCGCACAAGGGCGAACTGGTGATGGGCGCCGGCATCGACGCGTACAACTCCTACACCCAGCGCGGCGCCTTCCACATCATCGAAGAGCAGATGTCCGCCGCCCTGGAACTCTTCCCGGTCTTCGCCCGCGCCCATGTGCTGCGCACCTGGGGCGGCATCGTCGACGTCAGCCCGGACGCCTCGCCGATCGTCGGCCTCAGCCCGGTCGACAACCTCTACCTCAACTGCGGGTGGGGCACGGGCGGTTTCAAGGCCACCCCCGGCGTCGGCTGGGTCTACGCCCACACCATCGCCCACGACACCCCCCACGCCCTCAACGCCCCCTTCTCGCTCGACCGTTTCACCACCGGCGCGCTCGTCGACGAGCACGGCGCGGCCGCGGTGGCCCACTAG
- a CDS encoding sarcosine oxidase subunit gamma, with the protein MADTVSTARQRSPLAHAVDRLAAATRSSGGAIRLAEVPFLTQLNVRLDAKSPAADAVGLALGLQLPLEPDTAVRGGDLRAVWLGPDEWLVVGLPGTQRDLESRIRSAAGDAPVSVTDVSAQRTTVLVGGPRARDLLSHGCRLDLHPRAFGPGRCAQTTLARTQVVLVARDEPRAGFWVLVRSSFADHLTNWLLDAAVEYG; encoded by the coding sequence ATGGCTGACACCGTTTCGACCGCACGGCAGCGCAGCCCCCTGGCGCATGCCGTCGACCGCCTCGCCGCCGCGACGCGCTCCTCCGGGGGCGCGATCCGCCTGGCCGAAGTCCCATTCCTGACCCAGCTGAACGTCCGGCTCGACGCCAAGAGCCCGGCGGCGGACGCCGTCGGACTCGCCCTCGGGCTTCAACTGCCCCTGGAGCCCGACACCGCCGTGCGCGGAGGGGACCTGCGCGCGGTCTGGCTCGGCCCCGACGAGTGGCTGGTGGTGGGCCTGCCCGGCACCCAGCGGGACCTGGAGAGCCGGATCCGCTCGGCGGCCGGGGACGCGCCCGTCTCCGTCACCGACGTCTCCGCCCAGCGCACCACCGTCCTGGTCGGCGGACCGCGCGCCCGCGACCTGCTGTCCCACGGCTGCCGGTTGGATCTGCACCCGCGCGCCTTCGGCCCCGGCCGGTGCGCCCAGACGACGCTGGCCCGCACCCAGGTCGTCCTCGTGGCCCGCGACGAGCCCAGGGCGGGGTTCTGGGTGCTGGTGCGTTCCTCCTTCGCCGACCACCTGACGAACTGGCTGCTGGACGCGGCCGTGGAATACGGGTGA